In Ipomoea triloba cultivar NCNSP0323 chromosome 15, ASM357664v1, one genomic interval encodes:
- the LOC116007369 gene encoding rop guanine nucleotide exchange factor 1-like, with amino-acid sequence MASDFDRRSERFDGYRLSADASDSDSSSTPTSAFSCDLRRRQAESSTSLSSFSLDFDSNSESSPLVVLPPVVDGRHVTLPTVKTEKCATELPEAELMKERFAKLLLGEDMSGGRKGVCTALAISNAITNLAATVFGDLWKLEPLAPQKKSMWCREMKWLLSVTDSIVELVPSMQAFPGGGTFGVMVPQPRPDIDVNLPALKKLDAMLISILDGFHDSEFCYVDRGVVVADGEQIEACPLSPSSRRSSIRLEEKWWLPFPKVPPNGLSEETRKRLQQCRDCSNQIFKAALAINKSVLSEMEVPEVYTDSLPKSGKEALGEILYQYIATDQLSSEGLDCFDLSSEYTVLEMTNRIEAAMHVWRQKYQKKKLNPGKKSWGDAVKGLVAYTERDRQLSQRAETLLTCLKLNFPDLPQTTLDMNKIQYNRDVGQAILESYSRVLESLAFNLMARIEDLLYVDEATQQRSAAQSPVLKQRQNLGAHSLQKWAFF; translated from the exons ATGGCGAGTGATTTCGATCGTCGGAGCGAGCGCTTCGACGGTTACAGACTCAGCGCCGACGCCAGCGACTCCGATAGCTCCTCCACGCCCACTAGTGCATTCTCTTGCGATCTTCGTCGTCGTCAGGCGGAGTCGTCCACCTCTCTCTCCTCCTTCTCGCTTGATTTTGACTCCAATTCAGAGTCTTCGCCTCTGGTCGTGTTGCCGCCTGTCGTCGACGGAAGACACGTCACCCTCCCGACCGTGAAGACCGAGAAATGCGCAACAGAATTGCCAG AAGCTGAATTGATGAAAGAGCGGTTTGCTAAGCTGTTGTTAGGAGAAGATATGTCTGGTGGAAGGAAGGGAGTATGCACTGCTCTCGCCATCTCCAATGCCATTACAAATCTTGCTG CTACTGTGTTTGGGGACCTGTGGAAGTTGGAGCCATTGGCGCCGCAGAAGAAATCAATGTGGTGCAGGGAGATGAAGTGGCTACTCTCTGTAACTGATTCCATAGTGGAGCTTGTTCCTTCAATGCAGGCGTTTCCCGGGGGTGGGACGTTTGGGGTTATGGTGCCTCAACCCCGGCCAGATATTGATGTCAATCTTCCTGCCCTCAAGAAACTAGATGCAATGCTTATTAGCATCTTGGATGGATTTCATGACTCGGAGTTTTGCTATGTTGATCGCGGGGTAGTTGTTGCTGATGGAGAACAAATTGAAGCATGCCCTCTTTCTCCATCCTCTCGCCGGTCTTCAATCAGGCTTGAAGAGAAATGGTGGCTGCCCTTCCCAAAGGTCCCACCTAATGGTTTGTCCGAGGAAACCAGGAAGCGATTGCAGCAATGTAGGGATTGTTCCAACCAAATTTTTAAGGCTGCTCTAGCAATCAACAAAAGCGTGTTGTCTGAAATGGAAGTACCAGAAGTTTACACGGATAGCTTGCCCAAG AGTGGAAAAGAGGCTTTGGGTGAAATCCTGTACCAGTATATCGCTACTGATCAGTTGTCCTCAGAAGGCCTTGATTGTTTCGACCTCTCATCAGAGTATACAGTTCTGGAAATGACTAATAGGATTGAAGCTGCTATGCACGTTTGGAGGCAGAAATACCAAAAGAAGAAATTGAATCCAGGCAAGAAATCTTGGGGCGATGCAGTGAAAGGCCTGGTTGCTTATACAGAAAGAGACAGACAGCTTTCACAACGAGCTGAGACCCTCCTGACATGCCTCAAGCTAAACTTCCCCGACCTCCCTCAAACTACCTTGGACATGAACAAGATTCAGTATAATAGG GATGTTGGGCAGGCAATCCTTGAGAGCTACTCTAGGGTGTTGGAGAGCTTAGCTTTCAACTTGATGGCGAGGATCGAAGATCTGTTGTATGTAGATGAAGCCACACAACAGCGTTCTGCTGCACAGTCACCTGTGCTCAAACAGAGACAGAATCTCGGTGCACATTCCCTACAGAAGTGGGCATTTTTCTGA